A single genomic interval of Shewanella halotolerans harbors:
- a CDS encoding phosphoketolase family protein, which produces MSQQQEITALKKFVRATNFLATSQIYLKQNVLHKRPLEHSDIKPRLLGHWGTCPGINFVYANVNRLIKKTNRPFLYLVGPGHGFPAVQANLFMEGSLSHFYPETIPYNETGIEDICKKFSAAYGYPSHANPEAPGQILEGGELGYSLSVAWGAVLDNPNLIATVLIGDGESETGPLAASWYANRLVSPANNGAVLPIVHINGYKISGPTRMGRMSHEELELEFKGLGYHPIIVDSDLEEDVYVQMTKAMDESYAMIDAIQTKARSGEDVVKPRWPVILMRTAKGWTGVAEDNGKKLEGNCESHQVIVNKCAKDKQHLEALDQWLASYKFNELYSINEQNQIVFDKDIQSLLPPKELCCGRQHLSYGGEVVRSLNNPKLEDLAYGAETPRGQRGYSMLKMGQWMRDAFKLNRDQRNLRIFSPDETYSNQLQAVFEETDRAWQWPIESWDEDMSRDGRVLELLSENLLFGMLHGYTVTGRHGMFPTYESFSQVVSSMADQYCKYVYASQGVHFRKPVPACNVVLSSLLERQDHNGYSHQNPSFLGAMLEKHPEIISAYLPADANSTLVYTERAFADRDKLNIIAAGKKELPQWLTLDEARQQAKDGVMVWDFASDENPDVVLAGCGDYVTQECMASLVILRELLPRVRVRFVSVTELTSSGLGSRKFQSKPWMMDEIFTADKGVVFNYHGYPNTIKKLVFDYKGSHRFRIKGYEEEGSTTTPFDMGVRNGTSRYHLVIDMAYKLFQQGVIDETQHVAITTDMLQRLVDHRNYIKANGVDPENIENWIWTR; this is translated from the coding sequence ATGTCACAACAGCAAGAGATCACCGCACTAAAGAAATTTGTAAGAGCGACCAACTTCCTGGCCACCTCGCAAATCTACCTTAAGCAGAACGTACTGCACAAGCGTCCGCTAGAACATAGCGACATCAAACCCAGACTGCTAGGGCACTGGGGTACTTGTCCAGGTATCAACTTCGTCTACGCAAACGTCAACCGTCTCATCAAGAAAACCAACCGTCCTTTCCTCTACCTTGTCGGCCCAGGCCATGGCTTCCCAGCCGTACAAGCTAACCTGTTTATGGAAGGATCTTTGAGTCATTTCTACCCAGAGACGATTCCATACAACGAGACAGGTATCGAAGATATCTGTAAGAAATTTTCAGCCGCCTATGGCTACCCTTCTCACGCTAACCCAGAAGCACCGGGTCAGATCCTCGAAGGTGGTGAGCTAGGCTACTCACTCTCAGTTGCCTGGGGTGCAGTGCTGGATAACCCTAACCTAATCGCTACCGTGCTTATCGGTGACGGTGAATCAGAAACCGGCCCACTGGCAGCCTCTTGGTATGCTAACCGTCTGGTATCTCCAGCCAACAACGGTGCCGTACTGCCAATCGTTCACATCAACGGCTACAAGATCTCTGGCCCAACCCGTATGGGACGCATGAGCCACGAAGAACTTGAGCTTGAATTCAAAGGCCTTGGCTACCACCCAATCATTGTCGACAGCGACCTTGAAGAAGATGTCTACGTGCAGATGACCAAGGCAATGGATGAATCCTATGCCATGATCGACGCCATTCAGACCAAGGCTCGTAGCGGCGAAGATGTTGTTAAGCCTCGCTGGCCAGTAATTCTGATGCGCACCGCAAAAGGTTGGACAGGCGTTGCCGAAGACAATGGTAAGAAGCTAGAAGGCAACTGTGAATCGCACCAAGTTATCGTTAACAAGTGTGCGAAAGACAAACAACACCTTGAAGCCTTAGATCAATGGCTTGCCAGCTACAAGTTCAACGAACTCTATAGCATCAACGAGCAAAACCAGATCGTGTTCGACAAAGACATTCAATCTTTGCTCCCACCAAAAGAGCTTTGCTGTGGTCGTCAGCACCTGAGCTACGGCGGCGAAGTGGTACGTTCACTGAACAATCCTAAACTGGAAGACCTGGCCTACGGTGCAGAAACACCTCGAGGCCAACGTGGTTACTCTATGCTGAAGATGGGTCAATGGATGCGTGATGCATTCAAGCTCAACAGAGACCAGCGCAACCTGCGTATCTTCAGCCCTGACGAAACCTACTCTAACCAGCTGCAAGCTGTGTTTGAAGAGACAGATCGTGCATGGCAGTGGCCTATCGAAAGCTGGGACGAAGATATGTCTCGCGACGGTCGCGTACTCGAGCTACTATCTGAAAACCTGCTGTTTGGTATGCTACACGGCTACACAGTAACGGGCCGTCACGGCATGTTCCCAACTTATGAGTCATTCTCACAGGTGGTCTCCTCTATGGCCGACCAATACTGTAAGTATGTCTATGCAAGCCAAGGCGTACACTTCCGTAAGCCGGTTCCCGCTTGTAACGTAGTGCTCTCTTCACTGCTCGAGCGCCAAGACCACAACGGTTATTCTCACCAGAACCCTTCTTTCCTGGGGGCTATGCTTGAGAAACACCCAGAGATCATCTCGGCTTATCTGCCAGCAGATGCTAACTCTACCCTGGTTTACACAGAACGTGCCTTCGCCGATCGCGATAAGCTCAACATCATCGCCGCCGGTAAGAAAGAGCTCCCACAATGGCTAACACTGGACGAAGCCCGTCAACAGGCTAAAGATGGTGTCATGGTGTGGGACTTCGCCTCAGATGAAAACCCAGACGTGGTACTGGCAGGCTGTGGTGACTATGTCACCCAAGAATGTATGGCCTCTCTGGTCATCCTGCGTGAGCTGCTACCAAGAGTGCGCGTACGCTTCGTCAGCGTAACCGAGCTAACCAGCAGCGGTTTGGGTAGCCGTAAGTTCCAAAGCAAGCCTTGGATGATGGATGAGATCTTCACCGCCGATAAGGGTGTGGTCTTCAACTACCACGGTTATCCAAACACCATCAAGAAACTGGTATTCGATTACAAAGGTAGCCACAGATTCCGCATCAAGGGCTATGAAGAGGAAGGTTCAACCACTACGCCATTCGATATGGGTGTGCGTAACGGTACTTCTCGCTACCACCTGGTTATCGATATGGCTTACAAGCTATTCCAACAAGGTGTGATCGACGAGACACAACACGTTGCCATCACCACTGACATGCTACAGCGTCTGGTTGACCACCGTAACTACATCAAGGCAAACGGTGTCGACCCAGAAAACATCGAAAACTGGATCTGGACACGTTAA
- a CDS encoding OmpA family protein: MMNNTLKAILLTSMLPFAANAAQELTPWYVGGGLGVNNYEPNCDQKTMKQCGEDDPYAWDVFGGYLFNDYFGVELGYRDLGRAEWVDYANKLNDVGARGMTLGLVGFWPFADRWSLSAEAGAMNYLLSNNKQWGSEYYSDSGVAPYFGAGIGYNFTDNLKLQAKYRRYENLDEDKWNTLDMESNYWGLELSYRFGRAAPAAVAAPVVVAPKDSDNDGVTDDKDQCANTPSNHKVDANGCTVYREVTEKHELGSIRFANNSAEVNSASYGQIEKLANYMNQNPRATVLIGGHASNVGNPDYNMDLSERRANAVAELLVSKYGISQDRVSAKGYGITQPLIEGRSAEANKANRRIEAHVTGVRKEPVLK; this comes from the coding sequence ATGATGAACAATACATTGAAAGCTATTCTGCTTACATCAATGCTCCCATTTGCAGCCAATGCAGCACAAGAACTCACCCCTTGGTACGTCGGTGGCGGTTTAGGCGTTAACAACTACGAGCCTAACTGCGATCAGAAGACCATGAAACAGTGTGGTGAAGACGATCCTTATGCTTGGGATGTATTTGGTGGTTACCTCTTTAACGACTATTTCGGTGTAGAACTAGGTTATCGTGACCTGGGCCGCGCCGAGTGGGTCGACTATGCCAACAAACTTAACGACGTCGGTGCTCGCGGTATGACACTCGGCCTGGTAGGTTTCTGGCCATTTGCCGACCGTTGGAGCCTGTCTGCCGAAGCGGGTGCAATGAACTACCTACTGTCGAACAACAAACAGTGGGGTAGCGAGTACTACAGCGACAGCGGTGTTGCACCATACTTTGGTGCAGGTATCGGCTACAACTTCACCGACAACCTCAAGCTGCAAGCCAAGTATCGTCGCTATGAGAATCTCGACGAAGACAAGTGGAACACACTTGATATGGAAAGCAACTACTGGGGTCTTGAACTGAGCTACCGTTTCGGTCGCGCAGCACCAGCCGCTGTGGCAGCACCTGTAGTTGTTGCACCAAAAGATTCAGACAACGACGGTGTGACAGACGACAAAGACCAATGTGCCAACACGCCAAGCAACCACAAGGTTGATGCCAATGGTTGTACGGTTTATCGCGAAGTCACCGAAAAGCATGAACTGGGTTCAATTCGCTTTGCCAACAACTCAGCCGAGGTGAACTCTGCGTCTTACGGTCAAATCGAAAAGTTGGCCAACTACATGAACCAAAACCCACGCGCAACCGTGTTAATCGGTGGTCACGCCTCTAACGTAGGTAACCCAGACTACAACATGGACCTGTCTGAGCGTCGTGCCAATGCCGTTGCCGAACTGCTGGTTAGCAAATACGGTATCAGCCAAGATCGCGTCAGCGCAAAAGGTTACGGTATCACTCAGCCTCTGATCGAGGGCCGTAGCGCCGAAGCCAACAAGGCTAACCGTCGCATCGAAGCCCACGTCACTGGCGTGCGTAAAGAGCCGGTTCTAAAGTAA
- the tal gene encoding transaldolase: MANTLEQFKSITTIVADTGDIEAIKRYQPQDATTNPSLILKAAQIPEYKHLIANAIEWAKAQSNDLAQQVEDAGDKLAVNIGLEILKIVPGRISTEVDARLSFDKAGSIEKAHKLIKLYEEAGIDKSRILIKLASTWEGICAAKELEKEGINCNLTLLFCFAQARACAEAGVYLISPFVGRILDWYKKDTGLEYSAAEDPGVVSVTNIYNYYKRHGYKTVVMGASFRNTGEIIELAGCDRLTIGPALLEEMANSDTPVVQKLQAANEVVAPGAALSEAEFRWEFNQDAMAVEKLAEGIRNFAIDQGKLETMLKAELEA, translated from the coding sequence ATGGCTAATACACTAGAGCAATTCAAATCTATCACTACCATAGTCGCCGATACCGGTGACATCGAAGCCATCAAGCGTTATCAACCACAAGACGCCACCACCAACCCCTCTCTTATCCTGAAAGCAGCCCAAATTCCTGAATACAAGCACCTGATTGCCAATGCCATCGAATGGGCAAAGGCGCAGAGTAACGATCTTGCTCAGCAGGTCGAAGATGCCGGAGACAAGCTGGCGGTCAACATCGGCCTCGAGATCCTAAAGATTGTTCCAGGCCGCATCTCGACCGAGGTGGACGCTCGTCTTTCGTTCGACAAGGCTGGCTCTATCGAGAAGGCACATAAATTGATCAAGCTCTATGAAGAGGCTGGCATAGACAAGTCTCGTATCCTGATCAAACTCGCCTCAACCTGGGAAGGGATCTGCGCCGCCAAAGAGCTGGAAAAAGAAGGCATCAACTGTAACCTGACGCTACTCTTCTGTTTTGCCCAGGCCAGAGCCTGTGCCGAAGCCGGCGTTTACCTAATCTCGCCTTTCGTCGGCCGTATTCTCGATTGGTACAAGAAAGACACTGGCCTTGAATACAGCGCCGCTGAAGATCCAGGCGTTGTCTCAGTCACCAACATCTACAACTACTACAAGCGTCACGGCTACAAGACGGTTGTGATGGGCGCCAGCTTCCGTAACACGGGAGAGATCATCGAACTGGCAGGCTGTGACCGCCTAACTATCGGCCCTGCGCTGCTCGAAGAGATGGCCAACAGCGACACACCAGTCGTGCAAAAACTACAGGCCGCCAATGAAGTGGTCGCCCCTGGTGCGGCGCTGAGCGAAGCCGAGTTCCGTTGGGAATTCAACCAAGATGCTATGGCCGTAGAGAAGCTAGCCGAAGGTATCCGCAACTTTGCTATCGACCAAGGCAAACTTGAAACCATGCTAAAAGCAGAACTCGAAGCCTAA
- the pgi gene encoding glucose-6-phosphate isomerase, which translates to MTKLTQQDAWAQLEAQTAQLPHMRELFEADHQRFDKMSLSACGLLLDYSKNRADEQTLEQLFKLAKSAGLSDKIRAMFNGEIINNTEKRAVLHTALRAEADEVILVDGQNIVPEVKQTQAKMAKFVEAVTSGEWKGYTGKAITDIVSIGIGGSFLGPKIVTQALRPYWNPALKCHFVANVDATSLCEKLRLVDPETTLFVMSSKSFGTQETLTNTLSAKAWFLENGGTQADIAKHFVAVTSNVAKATEFGMDADNIFPMWDWVGGRYSLWSAIGLPIALLIGMDNFYQLLAGAKSMDKHFVEAPLEQNMPVIMGLFSLLYGNFYQAQSHVVLTYDHYLRGLPAYFQQLDMESNGKSVTLNGDSVDHATGPVIWGGEGTNGQHAYHQLLHQGTALIPADFILPLQSHNPLGEHHVQLASNCFGQTQALMQGRTFDEALAELDGSSLSQEEKALIAKHKVMEGNKPSNTLLMDKLTPKTLGALIALYEHRTFVQGALWDINSFDQWGVELGKTLGNDVLARLQSDQEAKALDASSNALINLFRRGHL; encoded by the coding sequence ATGACTAAGCTTACTCAGCAAGACGCGTGGGCCCAGCTAGAAGCGCAAACAGCTCAGCTGCCTCACATGCGCGAGCTATTTGAGGCCGATCACCAGCGCTTTGACAAGATGTCACTGTCTGCCTGCGGCCTGCTGCTGGATTACTCCAAGAACCGAGCCGATGAGCAGACGCTTGAACAGTTGTTTAAACTGGCCAAATCTGCCGGTCTAAGCGATAAGATCCGCGCCATGTTCAATGGCGAGATCATCAACAACACCGAAAAACGCGCCGTGCTGCACACCGCCCTCAGAGCCGAAGCCGACGAGGTCATTCTGGTCGATGGCCAGAATATCGTTCCCGAGGTAAAGCAGACTCAAGCCAAAATGGCCAAGTTCGTCGAGGCTGTCACCTCCGGCGAGTGGAAAGGCTACACGGGTAAGGCGATCACAGATATCGTTAGCATCGGAATTGGTGGCTCCTTCCTGGGACCTAAAATAGTTACTCAGGCCCTGAGACCATACTGGAATCCGGCGCTCAAGTGTCACTTCGTCGCCAACGTCGATGCCACCTCTCTGTGTGAGAAGCTGCGTCTGGTGGATCCGGAAACCACCCTTTTCGTGATGTCGTCTAAGTCTTTTGGCACCCAAGAGACGCTGACCAACACCCTGAGTGCCAAGGCCTGGTTCCTGGAAAATGGCGGCACCCAAGCGGATATCGCCAAGCACTTTGTAGCCGTTACCTCAAACGTGGCCAAGGCGACCGAATTCGGTATGGATGCGGACAACATCTTCCCTATGTGGGATTGGGTGGGCGGTCGTTATTCACTCTGGTCGGCCATAGGTCTGCCTATCGCCCTGTTGATCGGCATGGACAACTTCTACCAGCTGCTGGCTGGCGCCAAGTCGATGGACAAGCATTTTGTTGAGGCGCCGCTCGAACAGAATATGCCGGTGATCATGGGGCTGTTTTCCCTGCTCTATGGCAACTTCTACCAGGCACAGTCCCATGTGGTATTGACCTATGATCATTACCTCAGAGGCCTGCCGGCTTACTTCCAGCAACTGGACATGGAGAGTAACGGTAAATCTGTCACCCTCAATGGCGACAGCGTCGATCATGCAACCGGCCCTGTGATCTGGGGCGGCGAAGGCACCAATGGTCAACACGCCTACCATCAGTTACTGCACCAAGGCACGGCACTGATCCCGGCAGACTTTATTCTGCCACTGCAGAGCCATAACCCGCTCGGTGAACACCATGTGCAGCTGGCCTCCAACTGTTTTGGCCAGACTCAGGCGCTGATGCAAGGCAGAACCTTCGATGAGGCACTCGCCGAACTCGACGGCAGCTCACTGAGCCAAGAAGAGAAAGCATTGATCGCTAAGCACAAAGTGATGGAAGGCAATAAGCCAAGCAACACCCTGCTGATGGACAAGCTGACACCGAAAACTCTGGGTGCCTTGATCGCCCTGTACGAGCATAGAACCTTCGTTCAAGGTGCGTTATGGGACATCAACTCTTTCGACCAATGGGGCGTCGAACTCGGTAAGACCCTAGGCAACGATGTGCTCGCACGTCTGCAGAGCGATCAAGAGGCTAAGGCACTGGATGCCTCCAGCAACGCCCTCATCAATCTCTTTAGACGCGGCCACCTCTAA
- a CDS encoding DUF3545 family protein, whose product MNRLDYGSALDDTVIERPNSRSRSSNKKRKWREIEAIKEKQRLIKELQDIDSSFEYDLDNLLM is encoded by the coding sequence ATGAATCGCTTAGATTATGGTAGTGCGCTAGATGATACCGTCATTGAAAGACCCAACAGTCGTTCGCGAAGCTCCAATAAGAAGCGAAAATGGCGAGAGATAGAGGCTATCAAAGAGAAACAGCGTTTGATTAAAGAGCTTCAGGATATCGACAGCAGTTTCGAATACGACTTAGATAACCTTCTGATGTAA
- a CDS encoding hemerythrin domain-containing protein, with translation MLARLHNDHKHIAILLNILKNKQQRLQHGEAVNFNLIRDIVEYMQSYAEHSHHPLEDLINEFYIQTHPEEALEKQLGEEHHNLIESSTSLMSTLNLILSDVPVQNETLSQALKEYVEAQRNHMMYEEGKLFPIWEAGMTEAQWQEVADRCQEKLICDPLFSDDDNLLFEELKEYLAKADD, from the coding sequence ATGTTAGCGAGACTTCATAATGACCATAAACATATCGCGATACTGTTAAATATTCTCAAAAATAAGCAGCAGCGGCTGCAACATGGCGAGGCCGTCAACTTTAATCTGATCCGAGATATCGTCGAATATATGCAGAGCTATGCTGAGCATAGTCATCACCCGCTCGAGGATCTGATCAACGAATTTTATATTCAGACCCATCCCGAAGAGGCCTTGGAGAAGCAATTGGGAGAAGAGCACCATAACCTGATCGAAAGCTCAACCAGTTTGATGTCTACCCTAAACCTTATCTTAAGTGACGTCCCGGTACAGAATGAAACCTTGAGTCAGGCCCTGAAGGAGTATGTCGAGGCGCAGCGAAATCACATGATGTATGAAGAGGGTAAGTTGTTCCCCATCTGGGAGGCGGGAATGACAGAGGCCCAGTGGCAGGAAGTGGCAGACAGATGCCAGGAGAAGCTGATCTGCGACCCTTTATTTAGCGATGACGACAACCTACTCTTTGAAGAGTTAAAAGAGTATCTGGCCAAGGCCGATGACTAA
- a CDS encoding response regulator transcription factor → MNNMEIWVVDDDRDYCELIVEMLQDEFKVSPFYGAADFRAALQTQKPDLLLMDINLPDTDGITLCRELQASNQEVAVLFVSGMNTLEERLKAYEVNAVDFIAKPFELKELLAKVHSVAHYVMKQRELIQAESVSRNMAFQSMTESSQYGCVLQFFRQCFLCNDHQTLADAFFDLMQQLNLNTCLEIRSEKVEYFAPRHAAISPIESNILELLDKHGRLYDFGCRTICNDKHVSFLIKNMPINDEVLYGRLRDIIAVVVEGLEARVLDISRQQTLTQVFLDIEALIGDINAATLEHDEKFSAALINMTTEIRGSFHVLDMTIEQEDYFTALIERNLKEVKSASEAFTRLQSALGKVMDVLGGSVP, encoded by the coding sequence ATGAACAACATGGAGATTTGGGTTGTAGACGATGACAGGGATTACTGCGAGCTGATCGTCGAGATGTTGCAAGATGAGTTCAAGGTGAGTCCCTTCTATGGTGCGGCGGATTTTCGCGCCGCCCTGCAAACCCAGAAGCCGGATCTGCTGCTGATGGATATCAACCTGCCCGATACCGATGGCATTACCCTCTGCCGTGAGCTACAGGCCAGCAACCAAGAGGTGGCCGTGCTGTTTGTCTCTGGGATGAATACCCTGGAGGAGCGTCTCAAGGCCTATGAGGTGAACGCGGTGGATTTCATCGCTAAGCCGTTTGAGCTCAAGGAGTTGCTGGCCAAGGTGCACAGCGTCGCCCACTATGTGATGAAGCAGCGGGAGCTGATCCAGGCGGAATCTGTCTCACGCAACATGGCTTTTCAGTCGATGACTGAGTCGTCACAGTATGGCTGTGTGCTGCAGTTTTTCCGTCAGTGTTTTCTCTGTAACGATCATCAGACCCTGGCGGATGCCTTTTTTGATCTGATGCAGCAGCTCAATCTCAACACCTGCCTGGAGATACGCTCAGAGAAGGTAGAGTATTTTGCGCCCAGGCATGCCGCCATCAGCCCCATAGAGTCGAATATTCTCGAGCTATTGGATAAGCATGGCCGCCTGTACGATTTTGGCTGCCGCACCATATGTAACGACAAGCATGTCTCCTTCTTGATCAAGAACATGCCGATAAACGATGAGGTTCTCTACGGCAGGCTGAGGGATATCATCGCCGTGGTAGTTGAAGGTCTGGAGGCGCGCGTCTTGGATATCAGTCGTCAACAGACGCTGACACAGGTGTTTCTCGACATCGAAGCTCTGATAGGTGATATCAACGCAGCGACCCTAGAGCATGATGAGAAATTTAGTGCGGCGCTCATTAACATGACCACAGAGATCCGCGGCAGCTTCCATGTGCTGGACATGACCATAGAGCAGGAAGATTATTTTACGGCGCTTATTGAGCGTAACCTGAAGGAGGTGAAATCGGCCTCCGAGGCCTTTACCCGCCTGCAATCTGCGCTAGGCAAGGTGATGGACGTGCTCGGAGGAAGCGTACCTTAA
- a CDS encoding hybrid sensor histidine kinase/response regulator: MFKDLSQSEFMDFGPALIAQLGKLQGQFIRGDDVLLPLCRILADSSGAESVMILSRRLLASDEMPADVTCWCRDSMRYITLWRQVKDWPLLDGQRGAHQWQRFVVWPIEGLDVNIFFYRPGKGWLSFLTSYQTFIADSISGMLLQQSQDWLQSRNAQIIKSIDTQMYQSIVSNSEDMIVVASRQKGMAPVIMYANAAATAISQYPRSQLIGKSIELFFGDQDDKALELLEAIELRLEFTGELVCSTATGEKVILHTHLIALNEQYEDGSLFTLVGRDITEQKLMQNTMARTQKMQAMGQLVGGVAHDFNNILGVLKGNLELMELKGKDDSIARYLATALKACQRGTDLTRRLLQFSRQEQFSAQPVQVNEVLQSLEELLEKSLTTQVSLNIQPQPSMRDICVDRGDLEDALINLVLNAKDAMHGEGQITIVTGEQYLSGYLPGVGNTVSTDNRDYVWVSVIDQGGGIPDKLLDKIFEPFFTTKDKSKGTGLGLSMVYGFVKRSNGYMSIMHTGADGTEIRLWFPAIKPVERQIERQHSPLEYPKVARPIKVLIVDDEPDLLEVLCDYCQMMGMEVLAYTDPLLVKEQFKDGIDNIDLIISDLLMPGGINGYELVTDLSVHRTIPVLLISGYVGDVGISSREDLPFQVLQKPFDIRAFVRGLEEIGIEFVQGELR, from the coding sequence GTGTTTAAGGATCTCTCTCAATCTGAATTTATGGACTTTGGCCCGGCCTTGATCGCCCAGTTGGGGAAGTTACAGGGACAGTTTATTCGTGGTGACGATGTGCTCTTGCCCCTGTGTCGTATTCTGGCCGATAGCAGCGGCGCCGAGTCTGTGATGATTCTCTCTCGCCGCCTGCTGGCCAGCGATGAGATGCCGGCCGATGTGACCTGTTGGTGCCGGGATTCCATGCGTTATATCACCCTGTGGCGACAGGTGAAAGACTGGCCGCTGCTGGATGGCCAGCGGGGGGCACACCAGTGGCAACGCTTTGTTGTTTGGCCCATAGAGGGGCTCGACGTCAATATTTTCTTCTATCGCCCGGGTAAGGGCTGGCTGTCGTTTCTCACCTCCTATCAGACCTTCATTGCCGACAGCATCAGCGGCATGTTGCTGCAGCAGAGCCAGGATTGGCTGCAGAGCCGTAATGCGCAGATCATCAAGTCTATCGACACCCAGATGTATCAGTCTATCGTCAGTAATAGCGAAGATATGATAGTGGTTGCGTCGCGTCAGAAGGGGATGGCGCCGGTGATCATGTATGCCAACGCGGCGGCGACCGCCATCAGCCAATATCCGCGCAGTCAGCTTATCGGCAAGTCGATCGAACTCTTCTTCGGCGATCAAGACGACAAGGCGCTGGAACTGCTGGAGGCGATTGAGCTGCGCCTTGAGTTTACCGGCGAGCTGGTCTGCTCCACCGCCACCGGGGAGAAGGTGATCCTGCATACCCATCTAATTGCCCTCAACGAGCAGTATGAAGATGGCAGCCTGTTTACCCTGGTGGGCCGGGACATCACGGAGCAGAAGCTGATGCAAAATACTATGGCCCGCACCCAAAAAATGCAGGCCATGGGCCAGCTGGTGGGGGGCGTGGCCCACGATTTCAACAACATCTTAGGTGTGCTCAAAGGCAATCTGGAGCTGATGGAGCTTAAGGGTAAGGATGATTCTATCGCCCGCTATCTGGCTACGGCGCTCAAGGCTTGTCAGCGGGGCACCGACCTGACGCGGCGCCTGTTGCAGTTTTCCCGGCAGGAACAATTCAGTGCCCAGCCGGTGCAGGTCAACGAGGTGCTACAGAGCCTGGAGGAGCTGCTGGAGAAATCCTTGACCACCCAGGTGAGCCTCAACATTCAGCCTCAGCCATCGATGCGGGATATCTGTGTCGATCGCGGCGACCTTGAGGATGCCTTGATCAATCTGGTGCTGAATGCCAAAGATGCCATGCATGGGGAGGGACAGATCACCATAGTGACCGGCGAGCAGTATCTGTCTGGCTACCTTCCCGGGGTGGGCAATACCGTCAGCACAGATAACCGGGATTATGTTTGGGTGTCGGTGATCGATCAGGGCGGGGGGATCCCAGATAAGCTGCTGGATAAGATCTTCGAGCCATTCTTTACCACCAAAGATAAGAGCAAGGGGACCGGGCTTGGGCTCTCCATGGTGTATGGTTTCGTCAAACGCTCCAACGGTTATATGAGCATCATGCATACGGGGGCTGATGGCACTGAGATCCGTCTCTGGTTTCCGGCTATCAAGCCGGTCGAGCGGCAGATTGAGCGCCAGCACAGTCCGCTTGAGTATCCCAAGGTGGCGCGCCCCATCAAGGTGCTTATCGTCGATGATGAGCCGGATCTGCTCGAGGTGCTGTGCGATTACTGTCAGATGATGGGGATGGAGGTGCTGGCCTATACGGATCCTCTGCTGGTCAAGGAGCAGTTTAAGGATGGTATAGATAATATCGATCTCATCATCTCAGATCTCTTGATGCCGGGGGGGATTAACGGCTATGAGCTGGTGACGGATCTGAGCGTGCACCGAACGATTCCTGTGCTGCTGATCTCAGGCTATGTCGGCGATGTCGGCATCAGCAGTCGGGAAGATCTGCCGTTTCAGGTGCTGCAGAAACCCTTCGATATCCGCGCCTTCGTACGCGGCCTCGAGGAGATAGGGATTGAGTTTGTACAAGGAGAATTGCGATGA
- the nfo gene encoding deoxyribonuclease IV, with translation MPVTHWVGAHVSAAGGIANAPQNAQKIGANAFALFTKNQRRWQAAPLCPSQIDAFKANCEQANIRPDAILPHDSYLINLGHPDEEQLARSREAFLDEMQRCEQMGLALLNFHPGSHLNKIGIDECLARISESINLALDKTQGVSAIIENTAGQGSNLGHSFEQLAQIIDKVEDKSRVGVCIDTCHMFAAGYDLTTFEACEESFGQFDAIVGNHYLKAMHLNDSKTPLNSRVDRHHSLGAGYIGMDAFSYIMKHPATRQIPLILETIEPEIWPQEINWLRNQTR, from the coding sequence ATGCCAGTCACTCATTGGGTCGGTGCCCATGTTAGCGCCGCCGGCGGTATCGCCAATGCGCCGCAGAACGCACAGAAGATAGGTGCCAATGCCTTTGCCCTGTTCACCAAGAATCAGAGACGCTGGCAGGCGGCGCCGCTCTGCCCTTCACAGATTGACGCCTTCAAGGCCAACTGCGAACAGGCCAATATTCGCCCCGATGCCATTCTGCCCCACGACAGCTACCTGATTAATCTTGGCCATCCAGATGAGGAGCAGCTAGCGCGCTCGCGAGAGGCCTTTCTCGACGAGATGCAGCGCTGCGAACAGATGGGATTGGCCCTACTCAACTTTCATCCCGGTAGTCATCTCAACAAGATAGGCATAGACGAGTGCCTGGCCCGCATCAGCGAATCGATCAACCTGGCACTGGATAAGACGCAAGGCGTCAGTGCCATCATAGAAAACACCGCAGGTCAGGGGTCAAACCTGGGCCATAGCTTCGAGCAGCTGGCGCAGATCATCGACAAGGTAGAAGATAAGAGCCGAGTCGGTGTCTGTATCGACACCTGCCACATGTTTGCCGCCGGCTACGATTTAACCACTTTCGAGGCCTGTGAAGAGAGCTTCGGCCAATTTGATGCCATAGTGGGCAACCATTATCTTAAGGCAATGCACCTCAACGACAGCAAGACACCGCTGAACAGCCGGGTCGACAGGCACCACTCCCTCGGCGCCGGTTATATAGGTATGGACGCCTTTAGCTATATCATGAAACATCCGGCGACCAGGCAGATCCCCCTCATATTAGAGACAATAGAACCTGAGATCTGGCCCCAAGAGATAAACTGGCTACGTAACCAGACACGCTAA